The segment caaaattTTTGTGTGTTTCATATGCCAAGAAGATGAGAACGGATTCCAACCTTGCAATGGGTGCGAAGGTCTCTTCGAAGTCAATCCTTCTTCCTTGCCATAACCTTTGACCACCAGTCTAGCTTTGTTCCTGATAACATTCCCTTCTTTATCCATTTTATTCTGAAACACCCATTTTAAACCAACAACCGATGCATTTGGGGGAGTTGGAATCAGTCTCCAAACTTTAATTagttcgaactcattgagttcatcttgcattgcttgcaCCTAGTccgagtgatcgagagcagtgttgaCGGTTTTGGGTTCAATATTGGATAcgaacgaattaaacatacaaaattctacttTGCAAAACAATGCAGTTTGCTTCACTTTCAGTTGAGAACGGGTAAGGACACCTGCAGAGGATTCACCAATAACTTGAGCTTTTGGgtgatctcttgtccatttggttaaaggaggataatttggatctaAGGATGGATTTAGTTCAACGTTTACTTCCTCAAATTTAGATTGAAATGATTGATCATCCAAGTCATCATTCGCTTCTTTATTCTCCCCCCTCGAATGATGTGAACTCGCTGACCTCAGGAATTGAATCATCAGTTGTGAATGGAAGTTCGGGGGTCATAGTTGGCAGGGAACAATCTCCATCAGGAAGAGGCTAAGTACAAGTAGCTGATGTAAAATCCTCCTCCTGTAGAGAAGCATTCGAGGTTAGAGGTGTAGCATCCTCCCCCTGGAATTGTGTGTTAGACCCAAAATTCTCCCTCTGGAAAGTGGTGTGCATGTCTCGAGGGACATTCGCAGTGGATGGCTGTTGTGGCATGTCTTTCAGTCTTTCACAGCATCAACGATAATCTTCTTAAGTTCATCGACTTTATTATCCGCTGCCTTAGCTTCAGATGTGATAGCTTTCTCAAGTTCATCAAAGAGCAACATGAATTCTTCATAAAGGTTGGAAATAGGAATAACGGCTGGACAAGGTTTAGGAAAGATTTCCATGATCTGGCTTTCGTTCGACTGAATTCGCTTTAGATAATTGTCGTCAAACatgacatagtaggtttcttctatCTTCTTAGAGCGTTTGTTGAGAACCTTATATGCCTTGGATGTTagtgaatatcccaagaatataCCTTCGTTAGCTTTCACATCGAACTTGTTCCgttgttctttggagttgaagatgaaataCCTGgagccaaaaacatggaaaaacttaACATTAGGTTTGCGATCATTTATGATTTCATAAGGGGTTATTGAGAATCGCTTACTTAGGATGGATCGATTTTGGGTAAAGCAAGCGGTAGCAATCGCATCAGCCTAGAAGTATAGTGGCAAACATGCGAACGTTAGCATGGTTCGTGCAGCTTCACATAAggaacggtttcgtctttcaactacGCCATTCTGTTGTGAAGTGtagggagcagagaagttgtttgtgactccattttcagcaagaaattcttcaaatacttggtttttgaattctatCCCGTTGTCGATGTGAACGTTGCGAACCAGCTTTCACAGTTGAAGCTCAACTTCTTGATGAAATCCTTGAGTTTTGGCGTTGCATCATATTTCTGTTTGAGAAAGAATACCGAAGTGAAATGGGAAAAATCATCGACAATTACTAGAATATATTTACTACCACAAACACTCTTAATAGCTGAAGGTCCACAAAGATCGATGTGTAGAAGTTCCAAAGGTTCGATGACCTTCGTGTTTACAATAGTTGGATGACTCTTTCTACTTTGCTTTCCTATCTCACAGGCTACACACAAATGATCCTTGTCAAATTTCAATAAAGGAAGTCCTCGCATATGATCACCAAGAAcgagtttgttgatgtctttgaagttgaagTGTGAATGTCgcctgtgccataaccagctttcgtctGAGTGAGCTTTTGTAAGCAGGCAAATGGCAGGTTTTCCTCGTATAGGGTTTAGATTTAGTGGATACATTTCACCATTTCGTTGTGATTTCAGAAGAACAGTCTTGGATTTCTTTTCAATGATTTCTGATCCTTCGTcatcaaatgatactttcaatTTGGTTCCTACAACTAACTGTGAGACACTGATTAGGTTGTGATGCAAGCCTTTAAGATAAGCCACTTTAGAGAATTCCCCATTCGTTATCATGTCGTAGCCTTTTATTTTGCCAAAAGAATTATTCATGTATTTTACTTTGCCGCCATCCTTGAGAGCCCTGAACTCTTGTAGTTCCTcctttctccctgtcatgtgatgtgAACAGTCACTGTTGTTGTACCATTCAGCGTCGAACTGTTCTTCACGAATAACCAGCaaaattcaagcagatttaggaacccaaagtctcttgggtccttgtgagcctttcacAAAACTAGGAAAAGTAATATTAAGATCAACcatatatgttcgttttataagagtGGTTTCATCTTTTTAGTTAAatgtgaaaactttgattttgcaATCTTTTAAGTTAGTTTCTTTAGAATCAAAAGTTTTATTCTTGTTATTAGCTTGATTCTTGACGGGCATCTTTTTAGCTTCCTTAGGGTTAGCATTAGTTTTCTTAGTTGGAGCTTTTGGCTCCGAAAaaagctttccctttcctttgatgtTATTAGGTGCAAACTTCGTGGATTGAGAGTGACAAGGCTTTGGTCTCTCCATTGGTTGCTTTGTGAAGATAGGTTTTGGAGTCCCTTTTTGCTGAGAGTCCCTTGGACTATGAGAACAACAATGCGAACATTGATTGGAGTTTACTCGCGAAGGAGCTTTCGCTTTGTGATTCGTTCTTCTTTTGTAGCGAACATAATCTGaattttgggattgccaaaattGCTTCCATTCATTGAGATTTCTCCTATATCTTTCATTCCTTTGTCGTTTTTAATCAGCAAGTTGCTTTGATGACTTATGGATGTTTACCTTCGGACTCGCTTTTGTCACTTCAGGTTCGCTCTTCACGGGGTTAGATTCGATGCGAACCTCCTTGGTACCACTAGGGCTACCTTTTTCAAATGCTGAGTGATTATTAAAGGGTTCAGCCATGTATCTTCCTTTGACTTTCCAGGAAGTTCTTTCAGATAAACCGACGGTTTCGTTAGCATTATctatgggagctgaccagaagagaTCATCACATCCGTCTTTGTTGTCATTGTCGACAATGGTCTTTCGCTCGACTGTTTGATTTTCGGTTACCCCATTGGCTTTAAAAACTTGATTGGGCATTGtttgaacttttggaaaaacatttgctttttctttcaaaaaatcATGTTAGTTTTGAACAACTCTTGCAAActcaacaaaattttcagaaataagagcTTTCACAAGTGGAGATTCAATTTTAACAAACTTTGagcagtcaacctcatcctctacagaaatgtcactcatatcactatcctcatcaaattcaaaagtgctttcaacatttattttattttctgaactcaaattgGCATTCAATGAATCAAATTTTTGCGTAGTATCATATTTGATCTGctttttatcattttcatccaaaatctGTTTCAACATGTTtttgtggtccttggacttaatgtAAATTTCCATATGTTCAAGTCCGAATTTGTATGCATTAGAAGTTTCTTCAGACGAAACAATAGATTCGCAATTGTAACAGTCTGCGTCTATTTTGTCTTCCTTTAATTCGAGAAATGGCAAAacattttatggattttcttaCCGATTTCACAATCAAGGTGCAGTTGAGTGATATTGAAGTAAATCCTTTTTGtaatcaaacaaaaaatgtttttctattttaaaaGCATTAAGTTATCTCTATGCAAATAAGTAGATTCGTCCCTAGACTTAGACAAATCCAACTCAACCTTCTGGATCCACTTACGTCTCTCCTCACCCTTGGATGTTGCCCTACTCAATTGATCGGTCAGGTTAGAGTTTGATAACCGGGTTCGCTTTAAACTATCGCTTATACTTGAAAAGGTGAATTTTAGATCGTTAAGTTCTGTTTTGTATCTAGATATAGGAATATTAAGTGATTCAAGAATGGAATTTACCTTATTGATCAGTTGTTTGCATTCGTTGATCTGTTCTGGAACAGGCCTTGCCGCGAAACAACTATCTTCGCTCGTTCCACTCACACTTGCATTCTCCTGCATCTGCGATCCACCATCagtcaccatcaagcatcttcctgaGTACTACGAATTCTGTTCTTTCATAACTAACGCCCTTCCATGTGTGGGCTTGcgtacttcttcatcttctgaatctgtTGACCAGACATCCAATCCTCCGAACTCACCTTGAGCCTAGTTTTCATGTACAAAAAAAGCAGGCATAGAATTATCATTAGACTTCTTCTTCTTAATCTCTTCCAGCTTTCGCATGTAATAGGCCTCCTCATCATCTCCTTCATTCTTCTCATTCTTCCTTCGCAACATGTACTCCTTTGCAAGATGGTTTTTACCATGACAATAATTACAATAGTATCCGGAGTCACCAAcaacctttttctccttcttctcttcctcTTTTTGAGAATTACTTTTGTTCTCCTCTTTCACTTTCTCTaagctatagcttccctgccagttcCTATTTTTGCTTGAGGGAAACTTCTTCCTAGAAAATCGCTTAGGGTTAGACACCATTAAAGCAAAATCTTCGTTTGAGAGCTTGTACTCAGAATGATATGAATTAGATCTGTCATCAACAACAATTTTGCGTTTTGCAACTAAGGCTAAAGACCCCATCCAGACACCACCTTTTCTTCTTTCATTACTTCACTCTCTCGCGCCTTCAGAATTCCCACAAGCATCGCAAGAGTATAGTTCTTGAACTGTTCGTGAGCTTTAACagttgacaccactgctttccaCTCTTATCGTAGTTCGTTCATGAACGTGACCTTTTTGCTCAATCAGTTCACGTCCTATTCCGTGCttcatcatcttgctgagaatATGATTATATCAATTAAAGGTGGAACTCAGAGTTTCTTCAGGCTTTTGAACGAACTCGCCAAAATCGGATAACAAAAGCGTTTGAGTTGAGTGTTCTAGATCTACGTCTGTGGAATAGAGCTCTCTCAACCTATCCTATATAGCCTTCGCTGTGTCACATGAACTAACAAGACGAAAGGTATCTGCTTGCAAAGCGAATCTGATGATCCTCATTCCTTTAATGTTGCTCATgagtttgtctttttcatcttgaggaACGTCCTTCACATCAAGACGCAGTTGGTTGTATTCTTTCTGGGTATTGATTTTTCTTTTGGTCTTTGTGTGAACAAACAGACCTAGAGTGATTGCTTCCCAAATCAGATAACCATTCTATTCTGAACCtaaaacataatcttcaaagtttagcgcccagacttcatattcATGAGGAAAAAGAATCGGGATTCTGGTTTTTGATCTGATGCTGCTTGAGATATTCAAGGAGTTGATGTTTGAATCGTCATTCTGCATAGTGAATAATCTTTTAATACCTGCAATTATCAGACTGTAAACACTTATTAGGTTAATATTGAGATCACAGAGTAACGTCAATAAATCAGTGACGACTCTTAATAGATCCAATATTTTCGAAAACCCTAATCATTTCTTCaaacagaagagatgcgtattAAGTACACAGTCTCCttctctaataccaattgatagGAATAAATCCTTAATGATCGAATAGATTAAAAACAGGTAAACAAGAACACAATGTGATCAAACTGGTGTTGAATGATTAACTGCCACGCCTCAGAAGAACTCGATGAAGAATTGCTTCTGTAGAGGCGTAAAATATGGTTACAAAGATAATTCTAAATAAACATTTTCAAATATGTAGAAAGCATGCACCTTATATATTATAACCCTAGTAGTAAATACGAGTGGACAGGCCCAACTCATATATACAAAATGGACTAAACAAAACAGGCCCAATGATGCAGCATTAAATCTTCAAcacttacatttaattagtctcttttgatcactaaattaattcctaattaattcttgatcaatactaattaaataatatgatttcatattaatatattagaacttataatatattaataaatcataaataacctcttctcaaaagtccatcctatcaaattgtcgtggtgatatgcaacccaaatggaccatgctactcttgggtcaagtacatatcaattatagttatgggcttagacacctaatcccaCACTAGCCTCATGCcatgtgggttatcagcaaccctagggaCTATTAGTAGTCTCAATGAGCTAACAACATTCCCTAGAGTTATCAGCAGCTCAATAACACATaacaataatcaacaaataaGAATTTAAACACATGTAACACCAATACTAGTCTACCAGACTAGCAGCTCACTACCGCATGTCGGGCCTTACAATGTACCCTACATCACCAGTAGCAGACCACTACTGAATGCATAGCTATATGTAATCAGAAGTGAGATAGACAGATGaagagtgtaacatcccaaatttcaaggccaaaatttttgtttttaaataagttaatacataaaaccatcagtatcaaacattcataataacatctcgtgtcaa is part of the Lactuca sativa cultivar Salinas chromosome 7, Lsat_Salinas_v11, whole genome shotgun sequence genome and harbors:
- the LOC111895657 gene encoding uncharacterized protein LOC111895657 — its product is MVTDGGSQMQENASVSGTSEDSCFAARPVPEQINECKQLINKVNSILESLNIPISRYKTELNDLKFTFSSISDSLKRTRLSNSNLTDQLSRATSKGEERQKANVFPKVQTMPNQVFKANGVTENQTVERKTIVDNDNKDGCDDLFWSAPIDNANETVGLSERTSWKVKGRYMAEPFNNHSAFEKGSPSGTKEVRIESNPVKSEPEVTKASPKFDAEWYNNSDCSHHMTGRKEELQEFRALKDGGKVKYMNNSFGKIKGYDMITNGEFSKVAYLKGLHHNLISVSQLVVGTKLKVSFDDEGSEIIEKKSKTVLLKSQRNGEMYPLNLNPIRGKPAICLLTKAHSDESWLWHRRHSHFNFKDINKLVLGDHMRGLPLLKFDKDHLCVACEIGKQSRKSHPTIVNTKVIEPLELLHIDLCGPSAIKSVCGSKYILVIVDDFSHFTSVFFLKQKYDATPKLKDFIKKLSFNCESWYFIFNSKEQRNKFDVKANEGIFLGYSLTSKAYKVLNKRSKKIEETYYVMFDDNYLKRIQSNESQIMEIFPKPCPAVIPISNLYEEFMLLFDELEKAITSEAKAADNKVDELKKIIVDAVKD